DNA from Chitinophaga pendula:
CGTACTGGTTTTCAGCAGAACCATGCATTGTCCCTGAGCGGCGCTACCGAGCAGACCAATTATTTCTTTTCTCTGGGTTACAGTAACCTGGCAGGTATATCAGTAGGTAATGATCAGCAGCGTTACAGTGCACGTGCGAAAGTAGAGCAGAAAGCTTTCGACCGTGTGACGGTGGGTGTCAACGTAGCGGTGACGCATACGACAGATAATGGTTTCAATGCTAATACGAATGCTTTGTCAGGTAATATTGGTGGTGCTATTCGTATGTTCCCGAATGTACCTGCCATGTTACCAGACGGATCTTATAACCTGAGCGCGGACCAGCAGCGACTGGGCCGTGGCGCTAATACCAAAGAGATCGACGATAACTATACTAACCTTAAATATGTATTGGATCATAACGTATTCCGTAACCGGAGCCTGAATATTACGGGTAACACGTTCGCGAATGTGGAGATCATCAAGGGATTGAACTTCCGTACGCAGATCGGTATCAACAGTCTGAATGTGGAATACTACCGTTACTGGGATCCGCTGCATGGAGATGGACGTGGTACCAATGGCAGTACTGCGCAGTATTCACTGCCACAGTTCCGTTACAACTGGCAGAATACGTTGAGTTTTAACCGTTCTTTCGGTGTACATAAAGTAGGCGCAGTGGCGGGTCTGGAGTATCAGAAATCCCGTGCCCGCTTTTTCTTTGCGGAAGGTACGGACATGTCCAATCCATTCTTTGGCGGACAGAACCTGATCTCCGATGTATGGGCGACGGGGCGTATAGGTGGTAGCGTTATAGAGAAGGCATTCCAGTCAGTATTTGCAAGAGCTAACTACTCCTTTAACGATCGTTACCTGATCAGCGCAACTATCCGCCACGATAAGATCTCTGATCTGCCGGCAGGCCGGCAGGGTGTTACTTTACCTGGTGCTTCTGTCGGATGGCGTATCTCTCAGGAGCAATTCTTCCGTAATGCTTCCGGTCTGCGGTTTATCAGCGACCTGAAACTGCGTGGTGGTTTTGCGAAAGTCGGTAACGTAGAGATAGGCGATTATCCTTACGCCGGTATCTATAAAGCGGTGCGTTATGGAGAATTGGGTGGTATGCAGTTTGGACAGATATTTAACCCGAACCTCTCTTTTGAGACCAGTAAAAAAGTGAATATAGGTCTGGATGTAGCTTTCCTGGATGATCGTATACAATTTACTGCTGAGTATTTCCGTAATGATATCGACAACCTGATCCTGGCAGCACCGGTACCTCCATCCCTGGGTGTACCTAAGAACCAGATCAATATGAATATCGGTAAGATGTATAACCAAGGGGTAGAATTCTCTGCCAGCGGTAGCGTCTTCAACCGCGGTGCTTTCCGTTGGAATGTCAATGCTAACTTCACGATGGTGAAAAACCGGGTAACGCAGTTGGCTAACGGTAATGCGGATATCGTGGATGCTTATAACATCACTCGTGTAGGAGAGTCCATCGGTACTTTCTTCGGCTTTAAGTCTGCGGGTGTAAATCCGGCCAATGGATTTGCGCTCTGGGAAAAGGCAGACGGCAGTATTATCCAGGGTGTGATCGCTCCTAACGGTACCAGCAGCTATGCCAAATACGATCCTTCCAAACCGGCTGACATTTCGCAAAGTGCGGCGGGGCTGACTTTTGCTGATAAACGTATCCTGGGACAAGCGAATCCTACCTGGTACGGTGGTCTTACCAACTCTTTTGCCTATAAAAACTTTGACCTGAGTATTGCCTTGGTATTCTCTGGAGGTAATAAGGTATACAATGCTACACGTCAGGAATCGCTGACCAACATGAAGTTCCAGAACGGTGGTCGCGAACTGCTAGACCGCTGGACCACACCTGGTCAACAGACAGACGTGCCGAAAGTATTTTACGGTAGTGGCGCCGGTAACTTCATCAACCAGAACGGTAGTGCCAACAGCCGCTTCCTGGAGAATGGCAACTTCCTCCGTGCACAGAATATCAGCCTCGGTTATAACCTGCCGGCTTCTTTACTCGGCAGAGCGAAGATCAGCAGCCTGAGAATATATGCGCAGGTACAGAATGCGTTCATCATCACCAGCTATTCCGGTCTGGATCCGGAGCTGAACAGCTATGCGCTGGCCAGTGGTGCCACCACCAATGGTCTTGCTAACCGCCAGCCTGGTATCGACTGGAACGCCAATCCTATACCGCGTACTTATACATTTGGTATCAACCTGGGACTTTAAAAATTTATGGTCATGAAAAGTATCTTACATCAATCATATACGATCGGTAAAGTGGTAGTAGCTTCCCTGCTGATCACTTCCGTATTCGGTATCTCTTCCTGTAAAAAATTCACTGAGCTGAATCCTATCAACGGGCAGGCACAGGAAGATGCATTTAAAACACCCGCCAATATAGAGTTGGTGATGCAGGGTGTATATGAAGCAGCTGCTATCGGCTCTTATAACAACGATAAGCTGGCGGCACGTGGTTATCCTTTCGGTGCTGCTGCTATCCAGCAAGGTGAAATGAGAGGAGAGGATATGCTGAACATCGATCAGTTCTTCGCGATCACTTATGAAGGCGGTTACAACCCGGCTTCCGCCAACAATAACAACCATTGGTTCAACCTGTATGCCTTAATCAATCAGGCCAATATCCTGATAGAAGGTGTAAAAGGTGCTGGTAGTAAAGGCATCATTACAGCTGACCAGGCGAAAGTGTATGAGGCGGAGGCACGTTTTCTCAGGGCATTGTCTGTACATGAACTGCTGATCCACTTCTCCCGTCCATTTGCCGATGGTGCCGGTAATAAACTGGGCGTACCCTATCGTACAAGGGCGGTTACCAATATCGATGCTATCAACGAAGAGGCCAAGATGCCACGGGGAACGGTAGCAGAAGACTATACTAAAATACTGGAAGACCTGGACTATGCGGAGACTAATCTACCGGATGTACAGACCAAAGGGTTCTCCAGGGCTACCAAAGGAGCGGCTATTGCTTTGAAGATCCGTATCAAACAGCATAAGGCAGATTGGCCTGCTGTGATTGCAGAAGGAGCCAAACTGGGTACGGCAGGTACAGGCGCTACCTTTACCAGCCCGATCGGTGCTTACCGGCTGACGGATGATCCTGCTGGTCCTTTTGCCAATTTCAAGAGCAATTCAGAGTCTATCTTTTCTATTGCCAACGGGCCTTTGTCCAACGGCGGTACCAATGGCTCTCTAGCTGGCATGTTCGGTCCCGGCGACCGTGGTGCGCGTGGCCTGGTAGCGACCAGCCCCATCCTGTATAATGCCTCCTTCTGGGTAGCGGGCGACAAACGTCGTGAGCTGATGCAGGTGCGTCAGGAAAAAGGTGCTAAATACTATTTTAACTTCAAGTACCGTGACTATACGAACAAAACGGATTGGGCACCTATTATGCGTTATGCGGAGGTGTTGCTGAACGTGGCGGAAGCGTATGCTAGAACCGGCAATAATGCACAGGCACTCAAACTGCTTAACGCTGTAAGAGACCGTTCCGTACCTGCAGATAAACGCTTTACGACTGCTCCGGCCGACCTGATACTGGCGATATTGAATGAACGCCGTATTGAGTTCACAGGAGAAGGCCGTCGTTGGGCGGATCTTCATCGTCTGGCGCTGGACCCTGTGTATGGTACCAATGGTATCCCTGCTAAGTTAAAGGCATCCCAACTGGTGAAAGATGGGACTGACTACAACTTCGTAACCCCACCTACTTTCACCGGCGTAGGTGTACCTAAATTTGACTATGATAACTATCGCTTCCTCTGGCCTTTGCCAACAGAAGAAGTAGCGGCTAACCCGGTACTGCGTGCACAGCAGAATCCTGGTTACTAGTTGCTGCATGATCTTTTTACATTACAAGAGAGGCTACCTGTCAGGAGCCTCTCTTGTGTTTTAACATTATCAAGCCGATATTTGTATATAGCAATAGCAGCCTGCTGCCAATAGGCTGATGAGTAATCCGATTATTAACCATATTAAAGTGAAAGGAAAATGGAATACAGGCAATTAGGTTCATCCGGACTCTTCGTACCGGTATTATGTTTTGGCACCGGTACTTTCGGCGGTGGAGATAAATTTTTTAAAGCTTGGGGGAGCACAGAAGTGAAAGAAGCTACCCGGCTGGTAGACCTTTGTATGGAAGCTGGTGTTAATTTCTTCGATACTGCGGATATTTATTCCCAGGGGCTATCTGAAGAGATCCTGGGTAAGGCAATAGCAGGCCGTCGAGATAAAACGATCCTTTCTACGAAAGCGACCTTTGCCTTTGGAGAAGGTCCCAATAGCCAGGGGTCTTCCCGATTTCGCCTGCTTCAACAGGTAGAAGGGAGCCTGAGAAGGCTGGGAACCGACTATATCGATATCTATCATATGCATGGTTTTGACGGTAACACTGCGATAGAGGAAACGCTGCGTACATTGGATGATCTGATCCAGAGTGGTAAAGTGCGCTATATTGCCTGCTCTAACTTCTCCGGCTGGCATCTGATGAAAGCGTTGAGTATCTCTGACCGTTATGGCTGGAATCGTTATATTGCCCACCAGGTATATTATGCGCTGACCAACCGTGAATATGAATGGGAGCTGATGCCGTTGGGACTCGATCAGAAAGTAGGTAGTCTTATCTGGAGTCCGCTTGCCGGGGGCCGTTTGGGTGGTAAATACAGCCGCAACAAGCCGTTACCGAATAGCGGCCGTGTCGCTGAGGGAGGGAGTCCGGTACCAGGAGAAGTGGTTGCTGACGAACATCTTTTCCGTATTACCGACGCATTGGAAGCGCTTTCAGCAGAGACGGGTAAGTCAGTTGCACAGATTGCTATCAACTGGTTGTTGCAGCGTCCTACGGTATCCAGCATTATCATCGGTGCGCGTAATGAAGAGCAATTACAGCAGAACCTGGCGGCAGTAGGATGGAATCTTACTACAGAACAGGTAAAACGGCTGGATGATGCCAGCGAAGTATCCCCTATCTATCCATACTGGCATCAGCGGGAGCGACTTGCATTGAATCCTATTCCGAAATTCTACTAACCCGTTTTATATAAAAAGGGCTGTCTTAATTGTTAAGACAGCCCTTTTGTTTGGGTATTATTGTTCTATCAGTTCACTACTATCTCATCTACGAACAACCAGGCGCCGCTACCTGCACCAGGTGCGCCGGCAGATATCTTACCTGCATTTTGGGCCTGTACCTTTATATATTTACCTCTTACCTCTTTTACATTTCCTCTTAATTTTATCAGGCCGGATGCGTTGGTGAAAGTGTGTTTGTATACTTCCTTAAACTGTTTGCCATCTTCGGATATGGAAAAAGTAACCTGTTTAGGAGCGTATACCCATTGTTGTTTTTCGCTGTAGATATCCAATCCTACCTGATGTATATCCTGTATGCTGTCGAGTGCCAGCGTGGCTTCAAAATTACCACCGCTATAACCAAACCAATGCGGATCACTTACCACGGCTGCCGGTTCGATGCCATCTGCCAGCATGAAGGCATTGCCTGGATAGTAACTTTCATTGGGTGTGGTCGCCAGTTGTACGGTCTTTCCCACTCCTTTATGATAAGTGAAAGACTGGTTGTATTCATTGCCGAATTGTTTGTCATCCTGGAATACTGCGGCTCGAATGGTGCAGGAACTATCGATCCGGATCGGCTGTGTATACTGATTGCTGCCGGGGAGGGGGGTACTTCCGTCGGTGGTATAAGTGATCTTGCCACTATCCAGCGCTGTTTCAAATTTCACTTGGATGTTTCCTTTACCGTTGCCTGCTACAGTACCACGTACTTCAAACACGTGTTTGGCATAATTCACACGTTTCAAATCCAGTCTTTTGAAATGTAATTTGAGCCGTTGTATGAAATCGTCGTAGTTACGTTTGTCAGCAGGTGTCCATAATACTTCTGACAAAGCAACGGTGCGGGGATACATCATATATTCCACATGATCGCCATTTTCGATGTATTCTGTCCAGAGATTGGCCTGCGCTCCTTTGATAAAGCGGGCTTCTTCTTTGTTAAGCGCCTGGGGGATGGGATCGTAACTGTATACCTTACTTAAAGGGATAAAGCCACCAATCGCCAGCGGTTCCGTTTTGCCTTTGGACTGATAATAATCAAAGTACAGGTGGCTGGTAGGTGTCATGATCACATCATGATGTTGTTTGGCCGCGGTAATGCCACCATCTATACCTCTCCAGCTCATGACTGTTGCATTAGGTGCCAGTCCTCCTTCTAGTATTTCATCCCAGCCGATGATCTGACGGCCTTTGCTGTTAAGGTACTTTTCTATTCGCTGAATGAAATAGCTCTGCAAGGCATGTTCATCTTTGAGCCCCTCGTTGTGTATGCGTTGCTGACACTTCGGGCATTTTTCCCAACGTACTTTTGGGCTTTCATCCCCTCCGATGTGTATATACTTGCCGGGGAAGAGGTCCATCACTTCGGTCAGTACATCTTGCAGGAAGAGGAAAACACTATCATTACCGGCGCAAAATACATCATCATAAACGCCCCAATGTGTGCCTACTTCATAGGGTCCTCCGGTACATCCCAGGTTAGGATAAGCCGTGAGGGCAGCCAGTGCGTGCCCCGGCATTTCAATCTCCGGTACAACGGTTATAAACCGTTCTGCAGCGTATTTTACCACCTCTCTGATCTCTGCCTGGGTATAATAGCCACCGTAAGGTTTTCCATCATATTTCTGATCGCTATAGGGCCCTTCCATTGTCTCCTTGCGCCGGGATGCTACTTCCTGCAGGGCAGGGTATTTCCTTATCTCTATGCGCCAGCCCTGATCATCGGTCAGGTGCCAATGAAAAGTATTTAGTTTGTGCATAGCCATCAGGTCTATGTATTTCTTGATGAAGTCTATCGGGAAAAAGTGCCTGCATACATCCAACATGAGTCCCCTGTGTGAGAACCTCGGATAGTCGGTGATATCTGCACCTGGTATCCAGAGTGTTTGCCCTTTCTGTACAGGAAGTAACTGTAGTAGTGTTTGCATGCCGTAGAAGGTACCACTGCTGTCATAACCGGTGATGGTCACGAGGTCGTGGGTGGCTTTCAGTGTGTACCCTTCTGGATGACTGGTATCTTTAGCCGTACGTAATACGATGGCATTTTTGTCACCACTGTCGGCGATCTTCAGTTCGTAACCGGTTAGTTCTTTCAGCCATTCGTTAAAAAGTTGAGCGATCTGTTTTTCTGCCGGATGAGCGGCTACCAGTACTGTTTGTTTGTCCAGCAGGAAGGAGTCGGGTGCTGCCTTAACACTTACGGGCATAGGGATGATGCTGAGTTGTCCCTTGGGAATATTATCGCCCGGAGGGTGACCGCAGGCAGCCAGGAATAGTCCGCCTGCCAGCAGCATGCATTGTAGTACACTGTTCTTGTTCATCATTGTTGGTTTTATAAAAACGCCCGGAGCAGGGGCTTCGGGCGTTTGCTATTTATTCGATTATAATCTCATCTGCGAAGATATGACAAGGCTCTCCTTTTCCCGGATGCCAGTCTGGTATCTGACCATGTGTAGTGGCTTTTACCTTTATGAAACGTGTTTGTACATTTACCGGGAGTGTAAGCTCCTGTTGATGTGTACCATATTCCCGATCGGAGAAAGTATTTTTTACCACCCCTAATGATACGAAGTTTTTACCATCTTCGGAAGCAAAATACTCGACTTGGGTGGGGTACCATATCCATACGGCCAGATCCTGTAGTACACTAAGTGCCAGTTTATGCACGGCCCGTTTGCTTTTGAGGTCTACCACCGCCTCCAGGTCACCGGGATAATGGCTTTGCCAGGCTCCCAGGCGAAAATCACTTTTACCACGTATGCCATCGATCAGTGCATCATTACCGCCACCGGTAAATTGCGGATGTAGTTTGGACAGGATGTTGATGGTTTTGTCTGTTGGTATTTTGTGGAATACCGCGGTCGCCACCTGGCTGCATTGTCCGCTTTTACATGCAATCGCATGAAGTGTCGTGGTCTCTTTTAAAATAAGCGGTGTAGTATAAGTAGCAGCAGCTGCAGTAGGGGTACTGCCATCAGTTGTATAGTGAATAGTCAGACCTGGAGCCGTTGTTTTCAATGTTACTTCCACCTTGTCCAGGAAACGATCCGCCACGGCTTCGGTATATGGAACAGGCACTGTTACCGCATCTGTAATCGCACTAACGGGAATGTTGTTATCCTCGCTACCCCACTTGCCTGGTTTGTTAGTCATATTAAACTGCAGGGTGCCACCTTTCATAATGTCGCTATGAGCCAGGTAACTTTTACTATAGGGTCTGCCATTCAGTTGTGCTGATTGTATGTATGCATTTTGCGCTTTCCTGTTGTTAGCTTTGATAGAGAAGGTCTTCCCATTTTCCAAATGTATTTTCACCTCATCGAACAGCGGACTGCCAATGGCATAGACACCACTACCGGGGGTTACGCTATAAAATCCCATGGTACTTAACACATACCACGCACTCATCTGTCCGCAATCCTCATTGCCGCTTAAACCGTCAGGGGCATTGTGGTATTGTGTCTGGTAGATATTGTTAAGCAGTTCCTGCGTGCGCCAAGGTTGGCCTGCATAGTTAAACAGGTAAGCCATATGATGACTGGGTTCGTTGCCATGTGCATACTGTCCGATCAGTCCGGTAATGTCAGCCTGATGCCTGCCGGAGAGTTGCATTTCGGTAGTGAATAACTCGTTCAGTTTATGTACAAACTTTTCTTTTCCACCATATAAGGACATTAACCCACTAACATCCTGCTGTACGGCGAAGCTGTATTGCCATGCATTGGCCTCTGTATAGAAATTGTTTACTTCTGTAGGATCAAAAGGTGACATCCAACGGCTACCATTTTTACCACGCATAAATCCTGTACTGGCATCGAAAAGGTTTTTGTAGGACTGTGCGCGTTTCATATAACGGGTGTATACTTCCGGCTGATGCAGCCACTTTGCCATCTGGGCGATGCACCAGTCGTCGTAGGCATATTCCAATGTGCGGGATACTGATTCTGCCTGCACATCTGCACTGAGATAACCCTGGCGAATATAATCCTGCATACCAAATTGTTCGCCCTCCGCATAACTACGCATGGCTT
Protein-coding regions in this window:
- a CDS encoding beta-N-acetylhexosaminidase gives rise to the protein MNKNSVLQCMLLAGGLFLAACGHPPGDNIPKGQLSIIPMPVSVKAAPDSFLLDKQTVLVAAHPAEKQIAQLFNEWLKELTGYELKIADSGDKNAIVLRTAKDTSHPEGYTLKATHDLVTITGYDSSGTFYGMQTLLQLLPVQKGQTLWIPGADITDYPRFSHRGLMLDVCRHFFPIDFIKKYIDLMAMHKLNTFHWHLTDDQGWRIEIRKYPALQEVASRRKETMEGPYSDQKYDGKPYGGYYTQAEIREVVKYAAERFITVVPEIEMPGHALAALTAYPNLGCTGGPYEVGTHWGVYDDVFCAGNDSVFLFLQDVLTEVMDLFPGKYIHIGGDESPKVRWEKCPKCQQRIHNEGLKDEHALQSYFIQRIEKYLNSKGRQIIGWDEILEGGLAPNATVMSWRGIDGGITAAKQHHDVIMTPTSHLYFDYYQSKGKTEPLAIGGFIPLSKVYSYDPIPQALNKEEARFIKGAQANLWTEYIENGDHVEYMMYPRTVALSEVLWTPADKRNYDDFIQRLKLHFKRLDLKRVNYAKHVFEVRGTVAGNGKGNIQVKFETALDSGKITYTTDGSTPLPGSNQYTQPIRIDSSCTIRAAVFQDDKQFGNEYNQSFTYHKGVGKTVQLATTPNESYYPGNAFMLADGIEPAAVVSDPHWFGYSGGNFEATLALDSIQDIHQVGLDIYSEKQQWVYAPKQVTFSISEDGKQFKEVYKHTFTNASGLIKLRGNVKEVRGKYIKVQAQNAGKISAGAPGAGSGAWLFVDEIVVN
- a CDS encoding RagB/SusD family nutrient uptake outer membrane protein, with product MKSILHQSYTIGKVVVASLLITSVFGISSCKKFTELNPINGQAQEDAFKTPANIELVMQGVYEAAAIGSYNNDKLAARGYPFGAAAIQQGEMRGEDMLNIDQFFAITYEGGYNPASANNNNHWFNLYALINQANILIEGVKGAGSKGIITADQAKVYEAEARFLRALSVHELLIHFSRPFADGAGNKLGVPYRTRAVTNIDAINEEAKMPRGTVAEDYTKILEDLDYAETNLPDVQTKGFSRATKGAAIALKIRIKQHKADWPAVIAEGAKLGTAGTGATFTSPIGAYRLTDDPAGPFANFKSNSESIFSIANGPLSNGGTNGSLAGMFGPGDRGARGLVATSPILYNASFWVAGDKRRELMQVRQEKGAKYYFNFKYRDYTNKTDWAPIMRYAEVLLNVAEAYARTGNNAQALKLLNAVRDRSVPADKRFTTAPADLILAILNERRIEFTGEGRRWADLHRLALDPVYGTNGIPAKLKASQLVKDGTDYNFVTPPTFTGVGVPKFDYDNYRFLWPLPTEEVAANPVLRAQQNPGY
- a CDS encoding SusC/RagA family TonB-linked outer membrane protein; amino-acid sequence: MKRRLFLWLLAVTSVLTATAQTRTVTGKVTDAGNGTPLPGVTVRIKSGSGGTITNANGEYKLNIADQEATLDFSFTGYLNKQVPLAGKTVLNVALSTDNKQLDEVVVVGYGTQERRDVTGSVGKVKGDQLKNLATSSFDRQLAGQVTGVQVTVPSGVLGQPARIRIRGVSSISSSSEPLYVVDGVPYISGDQGGSSPTGNSYVYYNPLGDINPNDIESVEVLKDGAATAIYGSRASNGVVLITTKKGKLGRARLTYDGWLAAATPSKRFNLMNADEFIKLTNEKLRNVGAKEEAFPTLDPSGKPYDTDWQDIVMRTGFQQNHALSLSGATEQTNYFFSLGYSNLAGISVGNDQQRYSARAKVEQKAFDRVTVGVNVAVTHTTDNGFNANTNALSGNIGGAIRMFPNVPAMLPDGSYNLSADQQRLGRGANTKEIDDNYTNLKYVLDHNVFRNRSLNITGNTFANVEIIKGLNFRTQIGINSLNVEYYRYWDPLHGDGRGTNGSTAQYSLPQFRYNWQNTLSFNRSFGVHKVGAVAGLEYQKSRARFFFAEGTDMSNPFFGGQNLISDVWATGRIGGSVIEKAFQSVFARANYSFNDRYLISATIRHDKISDLPAGRQGVTLPGASVGWRISQEQFFRNASGLRFISDLKLRGGFAKVGNVEIGDYPYAGIYKAVRYGELGGMQFGQIFNPNLSFETSKKVNIGLDVAFLDDRIQFTAEYFRNDIDNLILAAPVPPSLGVPKNQINMNIGKMYNQGVEFSASGSVFNRGAFRWNVNANFTMVKNRVTQLANGNADIVDAYNITRVGESIGTFFGFKSAGVNPANGFALWEKADGSIIQGVIAPNGTSSYAKYDPSKPADISQSAAGLTFADKRILGQANPTWYGGLTNSFAYKNFDLSIALVFSGGNKVYNATRQESLTNMKFQNGGRELLDRWTTPGQQTDVPKVFYGSGAGNFINQNGSANSRFLENGNFLRAQNISLGYNLPASLLGRAKISSLRIYAQVQNAFIITSYSGLDPELNSYALASGATTNGLANRQPGIDWNANPIPRTYTFGINLGL
- a CDS encoding aldo/keto reductase is translated as MEYRQLGSSGLFVPVLCFGTGTFGGGDKFFKAWGSTEVKEATRLVDLCMEAGVNFFDTADIYSQGLSEEILGKAIAGRRDKTILSTKATFAFGEGPNSQGSSRFRLLQQVEGSLRRLGTDYIDIYHMHGFDGNTAIEETLRTLDDLIQSGKVRYIACSNFSGWHLMKALSISDRYGWNRYIAHQVYYALTNREYEWELMPLGLDQKVGSLIWSPLAGGRLGGKYSRNKPLPNSGRVAEGGSPVPGEVVADEHLFRITDALEALSAETGKSVAQIAINWLLQRPTVSSIIIGARNEEQLQQNLAAVGWNLTTEQVKRLDDASEVSPIYPYWHQRERLALNPIPKFY
- a CDS encoding GH92 family glycosyl hydrolase, with protein sequence MMKKWWMVLTLGLAVTANAQQKDFTKLVNPFIGTGGHGHTYPGPSMPFGMVQLSPDTRLKGWDGCSGYHYTDSTIYGFSHTHLSGTGIEDYCDVLLMPTTGQYEWDNEKYASSFSHQQEQASPGYYSVKLDKYNIRVNLTSTTRVGLHEYIFPTGTKTGNVLLDLYHRDIVKDASFKVINDSTIVGMRRSTSWAQDQVLYFALRFSQPVKQWTVALDNLEKGALKTAQGRNIKTYFRFDLRADKPLYAKVSISGVSEEGALRNMDAELPHFRFNEVVKNTKDAWNKTLGKIEVNGGTPDQQTIFYSALYHASLNPNLYMDVDGQFRGTDKKIHRAKDFSNYSVFSLWDTHRALHPLMTIIDQRRTADWINTFLAQYRYGGMLPVWELSANETFCMIGYHAVPVIVDAFQKGIRGFDSTYALEAMRSYAEGEQFGMQDYIRQGYLSADVQAESVSRTLEYAYDDWCIAQMAKWLHQPEVYTRYMKRAQSYKNLFDASTGFMRGKNGSRWMSPFDPTEVNNFYTEANAWQYSFAVQQDVSGLMSLYGGKEKFVHKLNELFTTEMQLSGRHQADITGLIGQYAHGNEPSHHMAYLFNYAGQPWRTQELLNNIYQTQYHNAPDGLSGNEDCGQMSAWYVLSTMGFYSVTPGSGVYAIGSPLFDEVKIHLENGKTFSIKANNRKAQNAYIQSAQLNGRPYSKSYLAHSDIMKGGTLQFNMTNKPGKWGSEDNNIPVSAITDAVTVPVPYTEAVADRFLDKVEVTLKTTAPGLTIHYTTDGSTPTAAAATYTTPLILKETTTLHAIACKSGQCSQVATAVFHKIPTDKTINILSKLHPQFTGGGNDALIDGIRGKSDFRLGAWQSHYPGDLEAVVDLKSKRAVHKLALSVLQDLAVWIWYPTQVEYFASEDGKNFVSLGVVKNTFSDREYGTHQQELTLPVNVQTRFIKVKATTHGQIPDWHPGKGEPCHIFADEIIIE